One stretch of Oceanimonas pelagia DNA includes these proteins:
- a CDS encoding oxidative damage protection protein: MSRTIFCQRLQKEAEGLDFQMYPGELGKRIYDNISKEAWSEWQKKQTMLINEKKLNMMNAEHRQLLEKEMIAYLFEGADVNIEGYTPPSGN; encoded by the coding sequence ATGAGCCGAACCATTTTTTGCCAGCGTTTACAAAAAGAAGCCGAAGGTCTGGACTTTCAGATGTATCCGGGTGAACTGGGCAAACGCATTTACGACAACATCTCCAAGGAAGCCTGGTCCGAATGGCAGAAGAAGCAGACCATGCTGATCAACGAGAAAAAGCTGAACATGATGAACGCCGAGCATCGCCAGCTGCTCGAAAAGGAAATGATCGCCTACCTGTTTGAGGGCGCCGACGTCAACATTGAAGGCTACACCCCGCCATCCGGCAATTAA
- a CDS encoding cold-shock protein, giving the protein MSNTVKGKVKFFNEAKGFGFIEQEQGPDVFVHFSAIQTPGFKTLAEGQSVEFTVAQGQKGPQAENVVPL; this is encoded by the coding sequence ATGTCTAACACTGTTAAAGGTAAAGTAAAGTTCTTCAATGAAGCCAAAGGTTTCGGTTTCATCGAGCAAGAGCAAGGCCCTGACGTATTCGTACACTTCAGCGCCATCCAGACTCCGGGCTTCAAGACCCTGGCTGAAGGTCAGTCCGTTGAGTTCACCGTAGCCCAAGGCCAGAAAGGTCCTCAGGCTGAAAACGTAGTTCCTCTGTAA
- a CDS encoding multidrug effflux MFS transporter, with product MERDSVIGLVLLLLPLILFGPLGIDIYLPAIPAMASQFAASAQDIQVSLSLFILALGLGQPCFGPLADNYGRRPVALTATLLFLFGALLAVQAQSLTTLLLGRLIQGVGACGASVVVFAVVRDRLNGNDCVRAYCYLNGTLCLAPALAPLLGAGLTLHLGWRANFLFLALFALLTLLLCLRRLQESRPSHTLRQPLLCTRSYRQLWQHGAFRTYGIACLSAMGTMLTYVTLAPLVLMEQMGLNERDFALVFAGNAVLIMATSFTVPRLSRRLDRHRLAALGTAVQLAGGAAMLFGTQAGHGVAGFMLPMALCSAGFALTLGAASASAMAPFADKAGKAAALLGCVQMTGAAGASFTAARLPLPAGESCGLMIVLLSGAALLLLQRLPQKYQCPA from the coding sequence ATGGAAAGAGACTCCGTTATCGGGCTGGTCTTGCTGCTGCTGCCCCTGATCCTGTTTGGCCCGCTGGGCATTGATATTTACCTGCCCGCCATTCCCGCCATGGCCAGCCAGTTTGCCGCCAGTGCCCAGGATATCCAGGTGAGCCTGTCGCTGTTTATTCTGGCGCTGGGGCTGGGACAGCCCTGTTTTGGCCCCCTGGCCGATAATTACGGCCGGCGCCCGGTGGCGCTGACCGCCACCCTGCTGTTTTTATTCGGCGCCCTGCTGGCGGTGCAGGCTCAGAGCCTGACAACCCTGCTGCTGGGACGGCTGATCCAGGGGGTGGGCGCCTGCGGTGCCTCCGTAGTGGTCTTTGCCGTGGTCCGCGACCGGCTCAATGGCAATGACTGCGTGCGGGCCTATTGTTACCTCAATGGCACTCTCTGTCTGGCCCCTGCCCTCGCCCCGCTGCTGGGCGCCGGCCTGACCCTGCACCTGGGCTGGCGCGCCAACTTTCTGTTTCTGGCGCTGTTCGCCCTGCTTACCCTGCTGCTGTGCCTGCGACGCCTGCAGGAAAGCCGGCCCTCCCACACGCTGCGCCAGCCCCTGCTGTGCACCCGCTCCTATCGCCAGCTGTGGCAACATGGCGCCTTTCGCACCTACGGCATCGCCTGTCTGTCCGCCATGGGCACCATGCTCACCTACGTCACCCTGGCTCCCCTGGTGCTGATGGAGCAAATGGGGCTTAATGAAAGGGACTTCGCCCTGGTGTTTGCCGGCAATGCCGTGCTGATCATGGCCACCAGCTTTACCGTGCCCCGCCTGAGCCGACGACTGGACCGGCACCGCCTGGCCGCCTTGGGCACGGCAGTACAGCTGGCAGGGGGCGCCGCCATGCTGTTTGGCACACAAGCCGGACACGGTGTCGCCGGCTTTATGCTGCCCATGGCACTGTGCTCGGCAGGTTTTGCCCTGACCCTGGGCGCCGCTTCGGCTTCCGCCATGGCTCCCTTTGCCGACAAAGCCGGCAAGGCCGCCGCCCTGCTCGGTTGTGTGCAGATGACCGGGGCCGCCGGTGCTTCTTTTACGGCCGCACGGCTGCCGCTGCCGGCGGGGGAATCCTGTGGCCTGATGATAGTGCTGTTGTCGGGCGCAGCCCTGCTGCTGTTGCAGCGGCTGCCACAAAAATACCAGTGCCCGGCCTGA
- a CDS encoding MFS transporter: MTSSVSGTTIMVLACLIVSMGQLSLGLVFPVLPGISQALSEDPERVQWLISAYLLAFGPVQLLYGPLSDARGRRPVLLAGLALALAGVGLCLLPDASFEWLLAGRLLQGLGAGCGAVVSRAMLRDSFEGPALRNALSYMAMAAAITPVLAPALGGMLGDYAGWQSVFVAMLLYLALLWLVLLTRFRETHRGPRLSLHPVRIINSYRTLLGQRHFLGHGGMLWGQFALMMTSVSVLPYVMQHQIGMSAAEYGRWALLPALGLLLGGIINNRIQFWVRAEQVLRISPFIQLAAGLWIMLMPLEPWLMVVGVFIQALGNGMAFPNAMSRLLEPYRDAAGSAAALSGAMQMLSASLLTAALAQAGVDTAFSLGLCVMLGALVLKGLSVFAIGRF; encoded by the coding sequence GTGACCTCTTCTGTTTCCGGCACCACCATCATGGTGCTGGCCTGCCTGATTGTCAGTATGGGGCAGCTCAGCCTGGGGCTGGTGTTTCCGGTACTGCCGGGTATCAGTCAGGCCCTGAGCGAGGATCCGGAACGGGTGCAGTGGCTGATCTCTGCCTATCTGCTGGCCTTTGGTCCGGTGCAGCTGCTTTATGGCCCGCTCAGCGATGCGCGTGGCCGGCGCCCGGTGCTGCTGGCCGGTCTGGCACTGGCGCTGGCGGGCGTGGGCCTGTGCCTGCTGCCCGATGCCAGCTTTGAATGGTTGCTGGCGGGACGTCTGCTGCAGGGACTGGGGGCGGGGTGTGGCGCCGTGGTGTCCCGGGCCATGCTGCGCGACAGTTTTGAGGGGCCGGCGCTGCGTAACGCGTTGTCGTACATGGCCATGGCGGCGGCGATCACGCCGGTGCTGGCCCCGGCGCTGGGGGGCATGCTGGGTGACTACGCCGGCTGGCAAAGCGTGTTTGTTGCCATGCTGCTGTATCTGGCACTGCTGTGGCTGGTGTTGCTGACCCGGTTTCGGGAAACCCACCGCGGACCGCGCCTGAGCCTGCATCCGGTGCGTATTATCAACAGTTACCGGACATTGCTGGGCCAGCGCCACTTTCTCGGTCACGGCGGCATGCTCTGGGGGCAGTTTGCGCTGATGATGACCTCGGTGTCGGTGCTGCCTTATGTGATGCAGCATCAGATTGGCATGAGCGCGGCAGAGTATGGCCGCTGGGCGCTGTTGCCGGCGCTGGGGCTACTGTTGGGGGGCATTATCAACAACCGCATTCAGTTCTGGGTACGGGCCGAGCAGGTGCTGCGCATCAGCCCCTTTATACAGCTGGCGGCGGGACTGTGGATCATGCTGATGCCCCTTGAACCCTGGCTGATGGTGGTTGGGGTGTTTATTCAGGCTCTGGGCAACGGCATGGCCTTTCCCAACGCCATGAGCCGGCTGCTGGAGCCCTATAGGGACGCAGCAGGCTCGGCGGCGGCGTTGTCGGGGGCGATGCAGATGCTCAGTGCCAGTTTACTGACTGCGGCCCTGGCTCAGGCCGGCGTGGACACGGCATTCAGTCTGGGGCTGTGTGTGATGCTGGGAGCCCTGGTGCTGAAGGGACTGTCGGTGTTTGCCATTGGCCGTTTTTAG
- the hfq gene encoding RNA chaperone Hfq, translating to MTAPSSNPQSLQQAFSLGNGQDAALNWLRKNQTHCAIFLTNGIKLEGMISAFDQYSILLSDPRGQQQLIYKAKISTISPASRRPPRTGVIINKPRRPRYDNHHDHHGHRDDHAGHDSGSDDQ from the coding sequence ATGACCGCCCCATCATCGAACCCCCAATCGCTGCAACAAGCCTTTTCATTGGGTAACGGGCAGGATGCGGCACTGAACTGGTTGCGCAAGAACCAGACCCACTGCGCCATTTTCCTGACTAATGGTATCAAACTTGAAGGGATGATCAGTGCCTTTGACCAGTACAGCATTCTGCTGTCCGATCCTCGTGGCCAGCAACAGCTGATCTACAAGGCCAAGATTTCCACCATTTCGCCGGCCAGCCGCCGCCCGCCGCGCACCGGCGTGATCATCAACAAGCCCCGTCGTCCCCGCTACGACAACCATCATGATCACCACGGCCACCGGGACGATCACGCCGGTCACGACTCCGGCAGCGACGATCAGTAA
- the dapA gene encoding 4-hydroxy-tetrahydrodipicolinate synthase → MFRGSLVALLTPFDGDRLDEAALRRLVDWHIGEGTHGLVPVGTTGESPTLTHDEHCRVIEIVAEQAAGRVPVIAGAGSNNPVEAIEYSICAQQAGADATLHVAGYYNRPNQDGLYAHFKMLHDATELPIIVYNIPPRAVVDIKPETMARIAELPRIAGVKDATGDLNRPWAERQLIKKPFAWLSGEDGTAVSYNVAGGQGCISVTANVAPRLCAQLQDLTLAGKWEEARALQDKLLPLHQVLFAEPNPACPKYALSLLGMASEHCRIPVVPLQQDTKARIRRVMEELELI, encoded by the coding sequence ATGTTTCGCGGTTCTTTAGTTGCCCTGCTTACCCCCTTTGATGGTGACCGGCTCGACGAGGCGGCGCTGCGCCGTCTGGTTGACTGGCACATCGGTGAAGGGACGCACGGCCTTGTGCCGGTGGGCACCACCGGGGAAAGTCCGACCCTGACCCACGACGAGCATTGCCGGGTAATCGAAATCGTGGCCGAGCAGGCCGCCGGCCGGGTGCCGGTGATCGCCGGGGCCGGTTCCAACAATCCGGTGGAGGCCATTGAATACAGCATTTGTGCCCAGCAGGCGGGGGCCGATGCCACCCTGCACGTGGCCGGTTACTACAACCGCCCGAATCAGGACGGCCTGTATGCCCATTTCAAAATGCTGCACGACGCCACCGAGCTGCCGATCATCGTGTACAACATTCCGCCCCGTGCCGTGGTTGATATTAAACCGGAGACCATGGCCCGTATTGCCGAACTGCCGCGCATTGCCGGTGTCAAGGACGCCACCGGGGATCTGAACCGCCCCTGGGCCGAGCGCCAGCTGATCAAGAAACCCTTTGCCTGGCTGTCGGGGGAAGACGGCACCGCCGTGTCCTACAACGTGGCCGGTGGCCAGGGCTGCATTTCGGTGACCGCCAATGTGGCACCGCGGCTGTGTGCCCAATTGCAGGATCTGACTCTGGCCGGCAAGTGGGAAGAGGCCCGCGCTCTGCAGGACAAGCTGTTGCCGTTGCACCAGGTGCTGTTTGCCGAGCCCAACCCGGCCTGCCCCAAGTACGCCCTGTCATTGCTGGGCATGGCCAGTGAGCACTGCCGAATTCCGGTGGTGCCGCTGCAACAGGACACCAAGGCCCGCATTCGCCGGGTAATGGAAGAGTTGGAACTGATATAA
- the rsmC gene encoding 16S rRNA (guanine(1207)-N(2))-methyltransferase RsmC, which translates to MYEVLTPVSEMLSRNLDTLCHQPLLVCGLLEDDLPGLLAEHGPAPRVFTTDFRYFQWLSTRNGVKPEFGALPASEPAAGLLLLMPKAKAEAEYLLAACLPLLSPGAPVFMAGDNKGGVKAAPRLLAPWCEQVNKLDSARRASLYQAELSRPAPQLQAGNWVHRYALAKERLTVCTLPGVFSADHLDAGTQLLLDNAGVLHGRVLDFGCGAGVIGASLLQRNPDIELEQIDINALALEASRLTLAENGLQAKVYASDGLDQVQGRFDCIISNPPFHAGLKTFYRTTETLLREARNYLRPGGSLLLVANAFLPYPELIEQHFGRCDTLAANGRFKIYRAQA; encoded by the coding sequence ATGTATGAGGTTCTGACCCCGGTCAGCGAGATGCTGAGCCGCAATCTGGACACCCTGTGCCACCAGCCGCTGCTGGTGTGCGGCCTGCTGGAAGACGACCTGCCCGGACTGCTCGCCGAACACGGCCCGGCGCCGCGGGTGTTTACCACCGACTTTCGCTACTTTCAGTGGTTGAGCACACGAAACGGCGTTAAACCCGAGTTTGGCGCCCTGCCCGCCAGTGAGCCCGCCGCCGGCCTGCTGCTGCTGATGCCCAAGGCCAAGGCCGAGGCCGAATACCTGCTGGCCGCCTGCCTGCCGCTGCTTTCTCCCGGTGCGCCGGTGTTCATGGCCGGCGACAACAAGGGCGGCGTCAAGGCCGCGCCCAGGCTGCTGGCCCCCTGGTGTGAACAGGTCAACAAGCTCGACAGCGCCCGTCGCGCCAGCCTCTACCAGGCCGAGTTGAGCCGACCGGCCCCGCAGTTGCAGGCCGGCAACTGGGTTCACCGTTACGCGCTGGCGAAAGAGCGGCTGACCGTGTGCACCCTGCCCGGCGTGTTCAGCGCCGATCACCTGGATGCGGGCACCCAACTGCTGCTGGACAACGCCGGAGTCCTGCATGGCCGGGTGCTGGACTTCGGCTGCGGCGCCGGAGTGATTGGCGCCAGCCTGCTGCAACGCAACCCCGACATTGAGCTGGAGCAGATCGACATCAACGCCCTGGCGCTGGAGGCCAGTCGCCTGACCCTGGCCGAAAACGGCCTGCAGGCAAAAGTGTACGCATCCGACGGCCTGGACCAGGTGCAGGGCCGTTTTGACTGCATCATCAGCAACCCGCCCTTCCACGCCGGTCTCAAGACCTTTTACCGCACCACCGAAACCCTGCTGCGCGAGGCCAGAAATTACCTCAGGCCCGGCGGCAGCCTGCTGCTGGTGGCCAATGCCTTTCTGCCCTACCCGGAGCTGATTGAGCAACACTTTGGCCGGTGTGACACCCTGGCCGCCAATGGCCGCTTCAAAATCTACCGGGCGCAGGCCTGA
- the rlmD gene encoding 23S rRNA (uracil(1939)-C(5))-methyltransferase RlmD, with amino-acid sequence MFKTGQLLTLSVHSLTDKGDGIASHDGKPVYVAGALPGDEVEAIVTLAKPRYAQAELRRVLAPASGRCADFCPHTACGGCQLRVMDYTAQCALKRGLLLAALEERGLNCPVGDILGMSEPFHYRNKAQFAVQPGPSIGFYAKHSHRLVEIEQCRVQAPVTAEITALVRQWMRDQAVPAFNEAHHSGCVRYVMVRDGVHSGELMVVLVVAEEPAEEALAALVERLIHVPGMASVQLCLNGAAGNRILSEQVRTLWGENTISDTLGELQFDISALSFYQINPRQTETLYREAVRLAALSGTETVFDLYSGIGTISLFLAPHAAHVHGIELVPEAVADAERNAVRNGIANVSFHCGAAELRVAELYRQGVTADVVVVDPPRKGCDEQLLNTLAEMRPARLVYVSCNPKSLARDAAWLNEHGFTLAGATPVDMFPHTMHVETVALFTRAS; translated from the coding sequence ATGTTCAAGACCGGCCAGTTGCTTACCCTTTCCGTTCACAGCCTCACCGACAAGGGCGATGGCATCGCCAGCCATGACGGCAAGCCCGTTTACGTGGCCGGTGCCCTGCCCGGCGATGAGGTGGAGGCGATAGTGACCCTGGCCAAACCCCGCTATGCCCAGGCCGAACTGCGGCGGGTGCTGGCGCCGGCGTCGGGCCGCTGTGCCGACTTTTGCCCGCACACCGCCTGTGGCGGCTGCCAGCTCAGGGTGATGGACTACACCGCACAGTGCGCACTCAAACGCGGCCTGCTGCTGGCGGCATTGGAAGAGCGGGGTCTGAACTGCCCGGTGGGCGACATTCTGGGCATGAGCGAGCCCTTTCATTACCGTAACAAGGCCCAGTTTGCGGTGCAGCCCGGCCCCAGCATCGGCTTTTATGCCAAGCACAGCCACCGGCTGGTGGAAATTGAGCAGTGCCGGGTGCAGGCCCCGGTGACCGCCGAGATCACCGCTCTGGTGCGACAATGGATGCGGGATCAGGCGGTGCCGGCCTTTAACGAGGCCCACCACAGTGGCTGTGTGCGCTATGTGATGGTGCGTGACGGCGTGCACAGCGGTGAGCTGATGGTGGTGCTGGTGGTGGCGGAAGAGCCTGCCGAAGAAGCTCTGGCTGCACTGGTGGAGCGGCTTATCCACGTGCCCGGCATGGCCAGCGTGCAGCTTTGTCTGAACGGTGCCGCCGGCAACCGCATACTGAGCGAGCAGGTGCGCACCCTGTGGGGCGAGAACACCATTTCCGACACCCTGGGCGAGCTGCAGTTTGATATTTCGGCGCTGTCGTTTTACCAGATAAACCCGCGCCAGACCGAAACATTGTACCGGGAAGCGGTGCGCCTGGCGGCACTCTCGGGTACCGAGACGGTGTTTGATCTCTACAGTGGCATCGGCACCATCAGCCTGTTTCTGGCGCCCCATGCCGCCCATGTGCACGGCATTGAACTGGTGCCCGAGGCGGTGGCCGACGCCGAGCGCAATGCCGTGCGCAATGGCATCGCCAACGTCAGCTTTCATTGTGGGGCTGCCGAGCTGCGGGTGGCTGAGCTGTACCGGCAAGGAGTGACCGCCGACGTGGTGGTGGTGGATCCGCCGCGCAAGGGCTGCGATGAGCAACTGCTCAATACCCTGGCCGAGATGCGCCCGGCGCGGCTGGTGTATGTGTCGTGCAATCCCAAAAGTCTGGCGCGGGATGCGGCCTGGCTGAACGAGCACGGCTTTACCCTGGCCGGGGCCACGCCGGTGGACATGTTCCCCCATACCATGCATGTGGAAACCGTGGCCCTGTTCACCCGGGCATCATAA
- a CDS encoding helix-turn-helix transcriptional regulator, with protein MSSHFPLHCNQNERPFRWSFDAGFKSGLPAMDTATALTLVLAEEYLKSLLPPIAVDRLGQQFDSARKFLDGLQQNGYADWARRVRAIPDSKALLPAQVDAGVWQGISDALLNRHTVDVHYLSRQKGEIKQYTLHPQGLVARHSVSYLLATVNDYNDVRQFALHRIRQLRPGRMPFRQQPEFSVESYITHGGFDYPLGTRQVELVARISPDLAWRLRETPLSEQQQLSAPGDNGRITLAATVPNDQQTLWWLTGFGPRVEVVQPTEWRRILAEQARQMLEQYAGPADDTQGRLDRTA; from the coding sequence ATGTCGAGCCATTTTCCGCTGCACTGTAATCAGAACGAGCGTCCCTTTCGCTGGTCATTTGATGCCGGTTTTAAAAGCGGCCTGCCGGCCATGGACACCGCCACCGCCCTTACCCTGGTGCTGGCGGAGGAATATCTGAAGAGCCTGTTGCCGCCCATTGCCGTAGACCGGCTCGGTCAACAGTTCGACAGCGCCCGCAAGTTTCTCGATGGCCTGCAACAAAATGGCTATGCCGACTGGGCCCGGCGAGTGCGCGCCATTCCCGATAGCAAAGCGCTGTTGCCGGCACAGGTGGATGCCGGCGTGTGGCAGGGCATCAGCGATGCCCTGCTCAACCGCCATACTGTAGATGTGCATTATCTCAGCCGGCAAAAGGGCGAAATAAAGCAATACACCCTGCATCCGCAGGGGCTGGTGGCACGCCACAGCGTCAGCTATTTGCTGGCCACGGTGAACGACTATAACGACGTGCGTCAGTTTGCCCTGCACCGGATCAGGCAGCTGAGGCCGGGCCGGATGCCGTTCCGGCAACAACCGGAATTCAGCGTGGAAAGCTATATCACCCATGGTGGCTTTGATTATCCTCTGGGGACCAGGCAGGTAGAGCTGGTGGCTCGTATTTCACCGGATCTGGCCTGGCGGCTGAGAGAGACACCGCTCAGCGAACAACAACAGCTCTCTGCCCCCGGCGATAATGGCCGTATCACCCTGGCCGCCACCGTGCCCAACGATCAGCAAACCCTGTGGTGGCTGACCGGATTTGGCCCCAGAGTGGAAGTAGTGCAACCGACCGAGTGGCGCCGTATCCTGGCCGAGCAGGCCCGACAAATGCTGGAACAATACGCCGGGCCGGCAGACGATACACAGGGTCGCCTGGATCGAACAGCATAG
- a CDS encoding DUF4268 domain-containing protein, protein MFIIDPCSNRITPVPSKKFNELGFTERQHLQEWLEHHPEALSTGKDDELLIIQKEFDGFDDTRERLDLLAIDKSGNLVIIENKLDDSGRDVIWQALKYAGYCANLKKLQVVEIFQRYLNKKAQLEGGEAAHADKILVEFLQVDDLESMQINTQKSQRLIFVAANYRKEVTNTALWLSQFGISCQCFKATPYQAADQLFLSIEQIIPPPEVSDFMIGIMDKEDEEKSTTNELKHRHRLRLEFWQKVLDGLHASSCNLYNNISPSKENWLPARPGIPGVSYVLIFGKNEVRVELYIYHPETEKNMMIFQQLKEQQDSIEKYFGAHLDWQPLPNRKACRIQYAMPVDGYDKANWPEMVQWLIEHIVRLEEAMKKPLEQVKLALGKTV, encoded by the coding sequence ATGTTTATAATTGACCCTTGCTCAAATCGCATAACCCCTGTCCCTTCAAAAAAATTTAATGAGTTAGGTTTTACCGAGCGCCAACACCTGCAAGAATGGCTAGAACACCACCCAGAAGCTCTATCAACAGGGAAGGACGATGAGCTGTTGATTATTCAAAAAGAGTTCGATGGCTTCGATGACACCCGCGAGCGGCTAGACCTGCTGGCCATCGACAAAAGTGGAAATTTAGTGATCATCGAGAACAAGCTGGATGACAGCGGTCGCGATGTTATATGGCAGGCACTCAAATATGCCGGCTACTGTGCTAACCTTAAAAAGCTACAAGTAGTCGAAATATTTCAACGATATCTCAATAAAAAGGCTCAGTTAGAAGGAGGCGAGGCAGCGCATGCCGATAAAATTCTGGTGGAATTTTTACAGGTTGATGACTTAGAGTCTATGCAGATTAACACGCAGAAAAGCCAGCGTTTGATCTTTGTGGCAGCCAACTATCGAAAGGAAGTCACCAACACAGCATTATGGCTAAGTCAGTTTGGCATCTCTTGTCAGTGTTTCAAGGCAACACCTTACCAAGCGGCAGATCAGTTATTTCTTAGCATAGAGCAAATCATCCCTCCTCCTGAAGTAAGCGACTTCATGATTGGAATAATGGACAAGGAGGACGAAGAAAAAAGCACTACCAATGAGCTCAAGCATCGCCATCGACTACGCCTTGAATTCTGGCAGAAAGTGTTGGACGGTCTGCACGCATCGTCATGTAATCTCTACAACAACATCAGCCCAAGCAAGGAGAACTGGCTGCCGGCTAGGCCTGGCATTCCGGGAGTTTCTTATGTTTTGATTTTTGGAAAAAACGAAGTTCGGGTTGAGCTTTATATTTACCACCCTGAAACCGAAAAAAACATGATGATATTCCAACAACTCAAAGAGCAACAAGATTCCATTGAAAAGTATTTTGGAGCACATCTTGATTGGCAACCACTCCCCAATCGGAAAGCCTGCCGCATTCAGTACGCAATGCCTGTAGATGGCTACGATAAGGCCAACTGGCCAGAAATGGTTCAATGGCTAATAGAACATATAGTCCGACTTGAGGAAGCCATGAAAAAACCTCTGGAGCAGGTAAAACTGGCGCTGGGAAAGACAGTTTAA
- a CDS encoding metallophosphoesterase, protein MYDLIGDIHGHANELKALLTQMGYGQERGCWRHLQRRVIFLGDFVDRGPQQVEVVAIARAMVEQGQALAIMGNHEFNAVAWATPRPRGAGRIFAPTQCQES, encoded by the coding sequence ATGTACGATCTGATTGGTGATATTCATGGTCACGCCAATGAACTGAAGGCCCTGCTGACGCAAATGGGCTACGGGCAGGAACGGGGATGCTGGCGGCATCTGCAGCGCCGGGTGATTTTTCTCGGGGATTTTGTGGATCGCGGTCCGCAGCAGGTGGAAGTGGTGGCCATTGCCCGGGCCATGGTGGAGCAGGGGCAGGCGCTGGCGATAATGGGCAATCACGAGTTCAACGCCGTGGCCTGGGCCACGCCTCGCCCCCGGGGGGCCGGGCGAATATTTGCGCCCACACAGTGCCAAGAATCGTAG